One Oncorhynchus mykiss isolate Arlee chromosome 9, USDA_OmykA_1.1, whole genome shotgun sequence genomic window, TTTGGATGCAGGGATGTGTTAGTGGTTTTCTGTCAGCATACATGCTGCAGCAATCTCtatcttttcctttttcttctctgtctctctctctgtctctgtgtgtcacaTGAGTTTCACAGGGCAGCAGCCATATTGGTGAGGTGGCAACAACATACTCCATGACCCACACACCTCATGAAAATTCCAATTTAACCCACACACTTCCTCAAAAGTGAAATCTGAAACATTCATTTCCTCCTTGCCCCGGCAAGTCAAGGTACTAGGTACAAACACATCCGACCAACAAGCAAAACTGGCTTCACCGATATGGCCGCTCAAGTCTTTATACCTCTATTCTCCTAGAATTTGTCGCTTAggcacagatccaggatcagcctACCCTCCACATATCCTAACCGGGACCATTAAGTGGAGAAGTGTGAAACTGACCTCTACATTTAAAGTATGCTCATGAGCTGGCCCTCTCTGAGCTGGATTTGTCTGAGCTGACTTGAGTGGGTGGTGTATGTAGGCATCTGTCCTAAGCCATAAGGGAAAGTGGTATCTACCATCCCACTATCAGATAAGAGGGGCAATGTTTGCTTTTTGTCCCCCCCTCACTTTTGATTTGAAATCACTATCGCCCACTAATGCGTTTGTACTTTTAGCAGATTCAATGTGTTTGAGCTAGTAATGTAtcaatatttatttaaaaataattgCTATGACATAGCCAGtgaatatatgtatgtatgtatgtacagtgccttgcgaaagtattcggcccccttgaactttgcgaccttttgccacatttcaggcttcaaacataaagatatataactgtatttttttgtgaagaatcaacaacaagtgggacacaatcatgaagtggaacgacatttattggatatttcaatttttttaacaaatcaaagactgaaaaattgggcgtgcaaaattattcagcccccttaagttaatactttgtagcgccaccttttgctgcgattacagctgtaagtcgcttggggtatgtctctatcagttttgcacatcgagagactgaatttttttcccattcctccttgcaaaacagctcgagctcagtgaggttggatggagagcatttgtgaacagcagttttcagttctttccacagattctcgattggattcaggtctggactttgacttggccattctaacacctggatatgtttatgtttgaaccattccattgtagattttgctttatgttttggatcattgtcttgttggaagacaaatctccgtcccagtctcaggtcttttgcagactccatcaggttttcttccagaatggtcctgtatttggctccatccatcttcccatcaattttaaccatcttccctgtccctgctgaagaaaagcaggcccaaaccatgatgctgccaccaccatgtttgacagtggggatggtgtgttcaaggtgatgagctgtgttgcttttacgccaaacataacgttttgcaatgttgccaaaaagttcaattttggtttcatctgaccagagcaccttcttccacatgtttggtgtctcccaggtggcttgtggcaaactttaaacgacactttttatgaatatctttaagaaatggctttcttcttgccactcctccataaaggccagatttgtgcaatatacgactgattgttgtcctatggacagagtctcccacctcagctgtagatctctgcagttcatccagagtgatcatgggcctcttggctgcatctctgatcagtcttctccttgtatgagctgaaagtttagagggacggccaggtcttgatagatttgcagtggtctgatactccttccatttcaatattatcgctttcacagtgctccttgggatgtttaaagcttgggaaatctttttgtatccaaatccggctttaaacttcttcacaacagtatctcggacctgcctggtgtgttccttgttcttcatgatgctctctgcgcttttaacggacctctgagactatcgcagtgcaggtgcatttatacggagacttgattacacacaggtggattgtatttatcatcattagtcatttaggtcaacattggatcattcagagatcctcactgaacttcttctggagagagtttgctgcactgaaagtaaaggggctgaataattttgcacgcccaatttttcagtttttgatttgttaaacatttttgaaatatccaataaatgtcattccacttcatgattgtgtcccacttgttgttgattcttcacaaaaaaatagttttatatctttatgtttgaagcctgaaatgtggcaaaaggtcgcaaagttcaagggggccgaatactttcgcaaggcactgtacatataagaagtaagaaaatttcagcgagacaactcaaaggtgaaatccattaatgccaaggtaatggaattcattgcctttggcaatcaactgttctctgtcgtggatgatgttggctttcgccgactggtcgagcaccccGAGCCCCGGTACACACCAAGTAAGCTCTATTTTTAAGacgttgccctaccggagttacacagtattgttgaaacgcACATCCATGAGCTTCTTGCTAGGGgcatcactgctattagcttcacgactgacaaTTGGACCAGCAGTGTCAGCtccatgagcatgctgagtctgacagcgGAAGtcgtactgaggaaagccgtatagcatgctcaagaatgtgctggttctcataccgtTGCTGCCATTTCAAtagcatttgagaacatgtttgaaacttggacACACTCCTAGCTCCATTTGAACAACTGACTTGAGAAATACGCTCATCAACTGCGTCTGCAGCAGAAGTGATACCCtgtgtcatggcattgaaacacctgctcaacaaaactgccaaCACAGACCGTGGGGTTAAAACTCACAAAAGTACTCTACTCGAGGCTGTGAACAAGTgattcggtggcattctctctgagcctctttactgtgttgcGACCATGCTCGACGCTAGGTAgaaggaccgctacttcgatgcagacagggtttacgtgaaatgttgaCAGTTGGataagatggaaacggacacagtgaacAGTGCACACTGATGAAGAGGACCCACGACAGaggaggccacggacagacagctgaaacttcactgcttgccgtgtatgatgaaatcctggttgagaatgaaatgactgaagaaatgaacaacgaaacagcacagcgagtaagtgaaagaaataggttttgatatTACTTAactgttttactggtaatggagACATACATATATGCCAACAAAATGACTttttttgcgtgtgtgtgtttcaactatttaactttactagaatgcttaaaaggccgctaaaatgTTTCGTATCGggttttttttggcaaggaaaattcCTGAGTATCGGCCAAAAATATCATATCGATGCATCCCTAATTTAGACCGTTTGGAAGTTTTATTTTCCTCTGCTTCGAAGTGCAGTGTGGGTAGAAAAAGTGATTGTTGTCCTCATGAAATTATCAACTTTTCTCTGTATATCTTACAATGGCCATACACACTAATTGTTTAGAGCAAAACTAGTGCTGATTGTGAACCTGAACAATCAAAATAAAATCTAGCCTAAGCCCTGATCAGCTGGTAGGTATAGCCAGATGAGTCCTGTCTCAGGCAGTTGCTTAGGTGACTTTATTTTGgtaataaacaaatcaaatctaatATTGGCCAGCCATTTTACAAACATTTGAATGCTGACGCTGAACACGGCCTGCGGTGGTCAGCGTGCGAAGCAACACAGTGTTTGACTAGGCTGCTGATATCGACTGGGTTGTTAAGCATGCAAAATGACTTGTTGATCAGTGAAACGGTGACATGCTTAGTTcgacactgaaggagaggacgcagcagttgtcacaaaataTATAAGTCTTTTCGGGAAAGTAGATTGAAAGTAATATTTGCAAAACATTTGAGTGAACCGGTGATTCGTAATATTTTAGTCGTTTTTAATAACCGATCATGCATGCTACGTTTGGATTGGTTTGGGGTCCCACGGACCGACGCATTCGCGTCCAAAACAGGGACCGATGTGTATCGGTGAATCGCTCCATCCCTACTGTAAGCATGACATCATCATGTGAGGCACTGAGCGAGCGTGTTCCTCTGTAATCAGTCAGGGCTGTGGGCTCCAGGGTGGGCCAGGGGTCaggaagtgtgtgtatgtgcgtgtgtgtgagggcACGCCCAATGCCCAGTCTAGAAATATCAGTGAAGGGGATCACCATAGCATCAGATGATTATAGGCGCTGCTGAGTAGTATCCATTTTGAACTCATTAAAAGAAAGGAAAATAATTTGAATCAAATGCTGCTGGATTTAGACTTGGCTTTGCTTTGGACTATGTTCTCTCTCTGaacttctttctctcctttctatccctctctctctctctctctctggcctagCCCTTTCCACTATGGTTTCGTGAAGTGCAGTAACCTGTGGTTCCACCCCcttgttctcgctctctcgctccctccctccttcgctccctccctctctcgtgtCTCAATGGGGCCCTttgctttccataacaaaggctTCATTctgtagctagaggactcctgatatctccagtAGTGATAAGTATATTTTTTGTCCtaatctgttgtggtctagtactgtctttttgTTAGCGAGGGTCATCTACTTTAAGTGCTGCCTGTTttcccagtagcctacttggtgtgtgaactgctgactgctcatAACTTGCAGATGATCGCTCCATCCCTACTAAGCGTTGACACATCAACCGGGATTAAGGGACAGGGCAATTTAATACTCGCTATGGACTTTCTTCCCTccttactagcactgactttgttgGGAAAGAATGTacttactgtgatatgtggttgtcccaacTAGCTATCtttagatgaatgcactaactgtaagttgctctggataagagtcttcTAAATGTCCAAAAAATGTAAATGGGAAGGCCTGTCCAACCCATGCGTGTGGCAGAGTGGAGCAGAatgtagaagtgtgtgtgtgtgtgtgtgtgttccacggAGCACCCGGGCATGTCAGGTGTCACTGACATCTGTGCAAATGGGTCCGTTCTTTAGCTGTGTGCTTCTCAGctagtacacacacacccactcttgTCACAAAATGTTGCCACTATGTTGAGCAAGCTCTCACACACAGGGGGTGGATTATTGCGATTGCGGggttaacgtaaggacttaacaTTCCAAAAAtattgaacttttttttttttttgtgtgtgtggggggccgGCATGAGAATGTTTTTGCTTAGTTGACAAAAGTAATTGGAGCACGGACCTTGCAACATTTTGACACAAGATGTGGATTCTTTGGTGGTGAGCTCAGGGCTTTAGTGTTTTTtctttttccctctcctctcctctctttctttcctctctctctcctctccttccccctcattAAGCACTATCCCTCTGTGCCTCCCCCCTCCCGCCCCCAACTCAGCCCAGCTGGAGAGAACATAGCTTGTTGCCcaaagtgtgcgtgtgtgcgcgtgtgtgtgtgtgtgtgtgtgtgtgtgtaagcaacaTATCCTTCAGCACACCAGAGAATTGGCTAGTCAAAGTGGAACTTGTACGCTTTTCTTCCTCATCCCATGTTCCTACCTCTCTATGTTTCAGGTGTTAGTTTTAGTGACCCCAAGTTTTCATATGTTCCAGTTTTTTAGTCTCATCTATTTTATCTTTGTCGCGTCTGTCATTAACTTTTTATGTGAATGGATGAATAACAaacctctttctctcgctcttctctccttctttccgtctctctctttctctctcctcccctctctttctctcgcttctcCTCTCAGGGAAGCGATGCGGAATTACCTGAAGGAGCGAGGCGACCAAACTGTCCTGATCCTGCATGCAAAAGTTGCACAGAAATCTTATGGCAATGAAAAAAGGTAACCAACCACCACTTAGCCTACACACCGCTTTCCATACTCTCCCGATTTCCCACATACCTCACACATTCCATACCTAGAAAGGCATGTTGAAGAGTTCCCGGTTTCAATTTAATTTGTGGGTTAATAGTATGGACTAAAAGGCAGTAGAGAAAAAAGCAAAGCCACATTccaatgtgtctgtgtgtgacgtTAGTGTTTTGGCCTCTCAGGCTTTCCATTTCCCGCCGCGGGTCAGACGGGGAAGTGAGCATTTAAGTTCTCTGCAGGGCACATTCAGGTGAAGGCCATAGAGACACAGGGGTTAGGGGTGTAGGGCATAGGGAATAAGAGGTTAAAGTGTAGATGGCAAGGGGATGGTAAGGTTAGGCAGGTAGGGCACATTCTTGCCCCCCAGACATGTAGGGTTAAAGGGTTGGGGAGCACACTGAGGTAAGTAAAGGGTAATGAATTGAGAGAAGTGGGTAAGATGTTGCCTAGTCGTTGTAGGTTGGGTTAGaatggtggagtgtgtgtgtgtgtgtgtgtagagagtaaTTCAGCTGTACTTAATATGGTCATCCTGGGTGAAGTAAATAAATAGATATAGGGAGTTAGACAGACTGAAAGGGTTTGAGCTCTGGTTGCCATTACACCAGGACTATCTCTTAGTAAATCAGGAGCTCTCAGCCAACACTGAGACACCTCCGAGGTTTGGAGcacgagagaggaggagcaggtgtgtgtgtgtgtgtattaaataGAGGAATTCCTCCACTCTCCGTGCTCCTCTCTGGTTAAAGTTGCACTGACTGGGGCCCCGGGGTCGAGATGTGAGCGAGGCCCATTTTGGGGTCTGACCCGTTGTAGCAATGCACCCAGGGATACATCAGACCTCCAGTCATTCCAGTTTTCATAATCGGTCACAAAGCCTAATATACAGGACATTTTACCACTTATTCATGAACTATTGGAGTTATTTACTTAGTCTCTACAGTTTGACTCAACTGTAATGCATCTGTTTAGTCCCTGTGGTTCACTCACTGGAACAGGTCCAACTTCCAACATGAGAAGTGTATGCTGGTGTTGCGTGGATGATCACTGTTACACAATCatatagtcacacacacacatttgtgagTTAGGGTTTGATTCTCAACAGACCAAACCGATTTTTGGGGTCAGctcactgggtgtgtgtgtgtccctctgtatAAGGAAGACCTGTCCAATACATGGCATAGCTGTGTGtgttcacagtgtgtgtgttgatacACAAAGGAGCTCTGAGCATGAAGGAGTTGCGTGTGTGTATTTTGCCTGCGTGCTTGTATTCACAGGGGTTTTCCTCCGAAAGCTCCATCTCCTTTTTTCTCTTCTCTGTTGTAGGAGTTGAAAGTAGACATCACTCTCACACAGACTTGTGTTATGTGTCACTCACCTCATCAGACGAGACACACAGTCTCATTTGACAAAGTCATATCGAGAGCAACATAGGCTGCCGACTTTCCTCTTTTCCTCACAAGCTCCTACAAATAAAGCACTTTGGTTTGGTTGAAGAGTCATCTAAACTAAGTATGGGGGATTTCTTTAAAATAAAATAGGGgaatttattataatttttttctgaAGTGACATGACTTTATAAGATGCCGCCGAGGACCACTTTGAAAACGAGCGTTGTAATTAATACTTTcaagtgatatcctctgggtcCACATTGTACATTTTGTTTTATATGTCTGTTAcccaaaataaattaaattcaaTAGCAAACTAGTAAAAGTGTTGTTTTTGGCATCTCTATTTTTCTCCTGACCTGTCTTGCTGATAGGCTGAGGTACTGGCTAAAATGCAAGTTCTTGTCAGATTACAGCTCGCCAAATGGGTTATTGTAATAACATttcacctcccccccccccccccccccccccttgaatTAAACAAAGTTTTACAGGATTTAAGTAGATGTTTTGCCAAGTTGTCTGTCACGCAAAGAAATCGACTGACACTTTATTCCCAGTGCAATGCACTGTATTTTGATACCACAGCGCCATCTAGTGGCAGAAAGTGAAACATGGAAAAAAATGTCTAGGCTGTTCCGTTATGTCTGCGTAAAGTCATCATATTAataatttggtgtgtgtgtgaagcctGGGCAGTGGTGTGTAGTTCAATTATACTGATGGTTTTGTGTGCGTGCAGGTTCTTCTGTCCTCCCCCGTGTGTGTACCTGATGGGCTCTGGCTGGAAGAAAAAGAAGGAGCAAATGGAGAGAGACGGCTGCTCGGAGCAGGAGTCTCAGCCCTGTGCATTCATAGGTATAGGAAACTCTGACCAAGAGATGCAGCAACTCAACCTAGAGGGAAAGGTAGGGTGCAGCACACACAATTCTTTCCTTCACTTTTACTCTCTCACTTCCTTCCTCTCaacctctcaccccccctctctcgttcacatgctcacacacatgaCACTATTACTCTTTGTTTCTCACCTTCTGTCTATAATTATTTCATAATAATAACAAATAGTAtctatgtcacacacacactcaaatagaCACACGCTCAAAACAGTGCCTCGCACTATCTGACAACCGTTGcttaatctcacacacacacacacacacacacacacacacacacacacacacacacacaccaaagcaaaTACTAACCGGTGCCTGCCATTCCTAAATAAGCCCATCTTTctactccctctccatccctccccctcagaACTATTGCACAGCCAAAACCTTGTACATATCAGACTCCGACAAGAGAAAGCACTTCATGCTGTCCGTCAAGATGTTTTACGGCAACAGCACAGACATTGGCGTCTTCCTCAGCAAGAGAATCAAAGTAATCTCCAAGCCCTCCAAAAAGAAGCAGTCCCTGAAGAATGCAGATCGTGagtcacacacaacacacaggcggacgcacacacacactacactttaCGAACCAGggctgggttcaaatactatttagagTATTTAAATGACTTTCAAAGACATTTCTTTGGAAACATGTATATTAGAAcgtatttggaaatacacttggaaagtattgGCATTTATTTGAAAATAATCAAAAACACAGACAAGTGTATTATCAAATACACATATTGAAATACTCCCatgcatttgaacccaggtctgtttggAATTTGAAATAGTGCATTTTAGgaataagtatttgaaaatatactgaacaaaaatataaatgcaacaatttcaaagattttactgagttacagttcatataatgaaTTTAGTCAACTGagataaataaattaggccctaatctatggatttcacatgactgggcaggggtacagccatgggtgggcctgggagggaatAGGCCCACCTACTTGGCAGCCAGTACCACCCACTGGGGaggcaggcccagccaatcagaattatttTCTCCCCACAAaagtgctttattacagacagaaatactcctcagcacttgcatttatatttctgttcactgtacagtcgtggccaaaacttttgaaaatgacacaaatataaattatcacaaagtctgctgcctcagtttgtatgatggcaatttgcatatactccagaatgtaaTGAAGAGggatcagattaattgcaaatcagtccctctttgccatgcaaatgaactgaatcccccaaaaacatatccactgcatttcagccctgccacaaaaggaccagctgacatcatgtcagtgattctctcgttaacacagatcactctgtcatgctgattgagtttgaataacagactggaagcttcaaagtgagggtggtgcttggaatcattgttcttcctctgtcaaccatggttacctgcaaggaaacacgtgccgtcatcattgctttgcacaaaaagggcttcacaggcaaggatattgctgccagtaagattgcacctaaatcaaccatttatcggatcatcaagaactgcaaggagagcagttcaattgttgtgaagaaggcttcagggcgcccaagaatgtccagcaagcgccaggaccgtctcctaaagttgattcagctgcgggatcggggcaccaccagtacagagctcgctcaggaatggcagcaggcaggtgtgagtgcatctgcacgcacagtgaggcaaagacttttgtaggatggcctggtgtcatgAAGGGCatcaaagaagccacttctctccaggaaaagcgctaccatcagtcctgtgtcatgccaacagtaaagcatcctgagaccattcatgtgtagagttgcttctcagccaagggagtgggctcactcacaattttacacatcctccgagagcaacttctcccaaccatccaggaacagtttggtgatgatcaatgccttttccagcgtgatggagcaccttgtcataaggcaaaagtgacaactaagtggctcggggaacaaaacattgatattttgggtacatggccaggaaactccccagaccttaatcccattgagaacttgtggtcaatcctcaagaggcaggtggacaaacaaaaacccacaaattctgcaagaatgggctgccatcagtcaggatgtggcccagaagttaattgacagcatgccagggtggattgcagaggtcttgaaaaagaagggtcagcactgcaaatattgactctttgtatcaacttcatgtaattgtcaataaaagcctttgatacttatgaaatgcttgtaattatacttcagtattccatagtaacatttgacaaaaatatctaaagacactgaagcagcaaactttggaaattaatatttgtcattctcaaaacgtttggccacgactgtagtttTAAATAGCAGGCTATATATAGGAAATTATTAGGAAATACTTTCATATAAAATTTGGGAAACATTTGAAAATACTCATATGCCGgtaatacttatttaaataacaaAAAATCAAATACGCAGGTCTGCTATACAAACACAATCTACATGTCAATATCACTCATAAGGCCCTGCTCAAATGCTTTGAAAAggcatccttccctcctcccctcattgAGGTTACCATTAATCTAACATGACTCTGTTAGGTGAAATTGAGGGTTCCAATATACATCGTTCACTATCTTATCATTGTACATTAGTGATTACGtcaagggaggaaggaaggaggcatCTTTTGAAGTACTCTAACAAATGCTGATCTCTACCCTTCACAATGCCGTTATTGCTCTTCAGAGGGCGCAAcagaaaaaggagaaaaaaaaaacagatgacaACCGAGGCATGAAAATGACCCAATGTTCAATATTGTCAAATACCTGTAGTGTTTGTTTTGCGGCCGTTTTCTGCCCTCTAATCACACTTCTTATCGCCCAGTCATTTCGTCTTGCGGTGATGGGGACATGTTTTGGGGTTGTTCCATTTTAGTGtggtctctttatctctctctctgtgtgtctctcctactGCAGTGTGTATTGCATCGGGGACCAAGGTGGCCCTGTTCAACCGGTTGCGGTCCCAGACGGTCAGCACGCGCTACCTACATGTGGAGGGGGGAAACTTTCATGCCAGCTCCCAGCAATGGGGTGCCTTCTACATCCACCTGTGTGAGTCTCATACACACACGCGCAAGCACGCGCCCATACCTGTATTCTCacatttctcacacacacacccactcaattCTTAATCAATCCTATACGCtctctcatatacacacatacatttacCGTAGCCTGAATGAAATGTTGTGTGACCTTATCTCATGGGTTGTGTTTCCCAGTGGATGACGAGGAGTCTGAAGGAGAGGAGTTCACTGTGAGAGATGGCTATATCCACTACGGACAGACGGTCAAACTGGTCTGCTCTGTCACCGGGATGGCCCTGCCACGACTGGTACTACACACCACTTTTTTACTTTGGtttctcgccccccccccccccacctctttcAATTCATGTCACATaactcttttttgttgttgttgtattttatatattttgtctTTATGCATGTCAaattatctctctttctgtcgttattactgacaaacacacacacacccgcacatgAACTAAAGTTGCCAGTTAATGTCTTGATGTGATTTGTACGCTTCTGCCTCGACAACTAAACACCATCCTCTCTGTGTGGGTCAGATCATCCGTAAAGTGGACAAGCAGACGGCCCTGCTGGATGCAGACGACCCCGTCTCCCAGCTCCACAAGTGTGCCTTCTACCTGAAGGACACAGAGCGCATGTACCTGTGCCTTTCCCAAGAGAGGATCATCCAGTTTCAAGTGAGTGAGACACTTCCTCCCAATACCTTCTActcaaactacatatctaccaTTCGCCATAATTTTGACCACATACTTGCTGTTAAACAATCAGAATTACCTTTTTAGGAAACGTCTTCCTGGATAGTGACCATTTAGTTAATTTCTATGATAATGACAGATTTGCAATCTTCAAATTGAACATTTGTTAGTCAGATCCCACCTAGAAATGGAGGACAAAGCTTGTCGGTGCTCTGTGCTGGTTCCCGTTGCTTGAATAGGTcacagccttggtttttctacGATTTTTATTGCCTTGTGATTCCATCTTGGGGAGATGACCGATTTAGAGTGATCCTCATCCTCTAACTGAGTTAATATAATGTTAAGGTGACACGTAATATGTCCCTCGCTTAGGTGTTCTCTCTCAATCTAACTCTACATCAGAGATCACCATAGAGACAACAACTTACCCAGGATACAGCGACAGTCATAACAAACACATCTATATTCATCTACTTATCTACATCTTACGATCAAGCGCTACTGGCTCCCTttgacgtgtatgtgtgtgtgtgtgtctgcctcccCCCAGGCCACTCCATGCCCAAAGGAACCAAACAAAGAGATGATCAACGA contains:
- the rbpjb gene encoding suppressor of hairless protein homolog isoform X4, yielding MWILWWEAMRNYLKERGDQTVLILHAKVAQKSYGNEKRFFCPPPCVYLMGSGWKKKKEQMERDGCSEQESQPCAFIGIGNSDQEMQQLNLEGKNYCTAKTLYISDSDKRKHFMLSVKMFYGNSTDIGVFLSKRIKVISKPSKKKQSLKNADPVCIASGTKVALFNRLRSQTVSTRYLHVEGGNFHASSQQWGAFYIHLLDDEESEGEEFTVRDGYIHYGQTVKLVCSVTGMALPRLIIRKVDKQTALLDADDPVSQLHKCAFYLKDTERMYLCLSQERIIQFQATPCPKEPNKEMINDGASWTIISTDKAEYTFYEGMGPVHSPVTPVPVVESLQLNGGGDVAMLELTGQNFTPNLRVWFGDVEAETMYRCAESMLCVVPDISAFREGWRWVRQPVQVPVTLVRNDGIIYSTTLTFTYTPEPGPRPHCNAAGAILRAGSDRLLTASSNIANNSDANNTYGPNGSNAGVTSSSTAATVVS
- the rbpjb gene encoding recombining binding protein suppressor of hairless isoform X1, encoding MAPVVTGKFEERPQPQRLTREAMRNYLKERGDQTVLILHAKVAQKSYGNEKRFFCPPPCVYLMGSGWKKKKEQMERDGCSEQESQPCAFIGIGNSDQEMQQLNLEGKNYCTAKTLYISDSDKRKHFMLSVKMFYGNSTDIGVFLSKRIKVISKPSKKKQSLKNADPVCIASGTKVALFNRLRSQTVSTRYLHVEGGNFHASSQQWGAFYIHLLDDEESEGEEFTVRDGYIHYGQTVKLVCSVTGMALPRLIIRKVDKQTALLDADDPVSQLHKCAFYLKDTERMYLCLSQERIIQFQATPCPKEPNKEMINDGASWTIISTDKAEYTFYEGMGPVHSPVTPVPVVESLQLNGGGDVAMLELTGQNFTPNLRVWFGDVEAETMYRCAESMLCVVPDISAFREGWRWVRQPVQVPVTLVRNDGIIYSTTLTFTYTPEPGPRPHCNAAGAILRAGSDRLLTASSNIANNSDANNTYGPNGSNAGVTSSSTAATVVS
- the rbpjb gene encoding recombining binding protein suppressor of hairless isoform X2; translated protein: MAPVVTGKFEERPQPQRLTREAMRNYLKERGDQTVLILHAKVAQKSYGNEKRFFCPPPCVYLMGSGWKKKKEQMERDGCSEQESQPCAFIGIGNSDQEMQQLNLEGKNYCTAKTLYISDSDKRKHFMLSVKMFYGNSTDIGVFLSKRIKVISKPSKKKQSLKNADLCIASGTKVALFNRLRSQTVSTRYLHVEGGNFHASSQQWGAFYIHLLDDEESEGEEFTVRDGYIHYGQTVKLVCSVTGMALPRLIIRKVDKQTALLDADDPVSQLHKCAFYLKDTERMYLCLSQERIIQFQATPCPKEPNKEMINDGASWTIISTDKAEYTFYEGMGPVHSPVTPVPVVESLQLNGGGDVAMLELTGQNFTPNLRVWFGDVEAETMYRCAESMLCVVPDISAFREGWRWVRQPVQVPVTLVRNDGIIYSTTLTFTYTPEPGPRPHCNAAGAILRAGSDRLLTASSNIANNSDANNTYGPNGSNAGVTSSSTAATVVS
- the rbpjb gene encoding recombining binding protein suppressor of hairless isoform X3, which gives rise to MEGGALKFEERPQPQRLTREAMRNYLKERGDQTVLILHAKVAQKSYGNEKRFFCPPPCVYLMGSGWKKKKEQMERDGCSEQESQPCAFIGIGNSDQEMQQLNLEGKNYCTAKTLYISDSDKRKHFMLSVKMFYGNSTDIGVFLSKRIKVISKPSKKKQSLKNADPVCIASGTKVALFNRLRSQTVSTRYLHVEGGNFHASSQQWGAFYIHLLDDEESEGEEFTVRDGYIHYGQTVKLVCSVTGMALPRLIIRKVDKQTALLDADDPVSQLHKCAFYLKDTERMYLCLSQERIIQFQATPCPKEPNKEMINDGASWTIISTDKAEYTFYEGMGPVHSPVTPVPVVESLQLNGGGDVAMLELTGQNFTPNLRVWFGDVEAETMYRCAESMLCVVPDISAFREGWRWVRQPVQVPVTLVRNDGIIYSTTLTFTYTPEPGPRPHCNAAGAILRAGSDRLLTASSNIANNSDANNTYGPNGSNAGVTSSSTAATVVS